From the Jeongeupia sp. HS-3 genome, the window TGGTAATGAACCCATCCTTGCCACTGACAATTTGCGTCCGCTTTTTTAAGGCTTCAAGTGCATCGTCACTAAAGTGCTGTTTATATTGCTGCTGTAATTTGAACTGTTTCAGAATCGGCTCACGCACCCGACGGCTTTCCAGCATCCCTATGTAGATCGCATTGGGATCCTTCAGGCTCGCAGCCCCGGCGGCGAGCCCGCCCAAACCACCGGCCATACCCCCCAGCTGCGCGAGCAAGGCGCTGCTACCACCTTGCTCTTTCGGGGGCAGAATCGTTGTTTTTGCCTGATAGACCGGCGTAGCCAAAAGCGCATACGCCAACCCCAAAAGGGTAAAAAACAGGGGTATCAAGACCAATATCCGTTTGGCCTTGGCAAGTACGATCAATAGATCAAAAAAATCAAACTCACGCTCTTGAGGAGCAAGACGCTCCCGCTCATTGATGGGTAAATCAGCAAGTTGTGACATGGCTATCGGCTTGAATAAGGGGTAGAAGACTGCAACAGCTCATCAAGCATCAATCCGTCAACACCTTGATACCAGCTGCACCAAGTCCGAATTGATAAAAGATCTGCGCCCACTCTTTCAACTCTTGCGTCCAGGAGCTGTAATCCGCACGCATTGGCAATGCAATCGTATCGCCCGGGTACGCTTTCAGCGAGTCAACCGAACCGAACCAACTGCCCTGGCGACTTTCCACGCTGCCGTCTGCCCGGATCAAATAGGTATAACTGTCGTCTGCGTAGCGGGTTGGGCCACCAGCGAGCTTGATGTAATCGGCAGCCGAGCGATTATCTCTATAGACAAAGGCATTCTGGCTTTGCACGGCCCCCAGCACATAAACCGTGCCTGGCCGGCGTGGCACCGAAAAAGTATCGCCATTTTGCAAAGGGATATCGGGTAAATCAGCGGTCATGCTTTGCGGCCCCGGCATATTCAGCACAATTCGCCCGGAGGCCTTCAACTCACGCATTTTTTCGATCTGCTTGCGGTTACGCTCGGCTTGCTGGGAAACGGCCTGCACATTATCGGCGCTACTGAGATTGACCAGTCGAGCATTGGCCGCGCTCTGGCTATCCTGCTCGAAACGATCAAGTACCTCTTGCAGCCTTTGCTGCTGCTGCTGGCGTACCGATTCGCGCGTCAGTTCGGCCGCATAAAGATAGCCATACGAAGTAACGCCGCCAGCTCGTTCGACCAGCTGTTTCAACGTTTCCCCCGGTTGAACCTGGTACACACCGGGCTGCGCCACTTCACCGCCGATGCGAACGTATTCGCTGCCGATGCGCGGCGCAACGGCGAATGCCTGCGGTACAACCAAGCGGTATATATCGGATGGCTGCAACTTGATGCTGGCCAATGTCCCTATATCGGAACGGGCCAGATCAAGCGTCGTGACTGACTTGAATTGGCGCTCAATTTGCTTTTCTACGACAACGGACTGGCCTTCTGCCGCACCGTCCATTTCTCCGGCCCAACCAACCAGATCCTTCAGCGTTTCGCCCTGCTTCATTTCATAAATGGCAGGTCGTTTGACATTGCCGTTGATTGCGACCATCGCCTTTGCTGGTGGCAGCAAGATGACATCACCATCTTGCAGCTGGACATCCTTATCGCGCTGGCCGTTGATCAGGAGGTCGTACAGATCAAAACGGTTGACCACCTTACCCGCACGTTTCAACTGAATCTCGCGCATGGAGCCGTTTTGTGAAGGCCCACCTGCCGCAAAAACAGCATTCAGCAGGGTGCTCATCGCAGAAAAACTATACGAGCCCGGCGCACGCGCCAAGCCAACGACATAGACCTGGACGCTCCGCGCCTGTGAAATCGTCGCGGTCAAATCGAAATTGACAAAAACACGATTGATCGCCTTCTTCAACGACGATTGCAAATCACGGTATTTGATTCCAGCCACATGAACGTTGCCGACACGCGGCAAATAGACGGCGCCACTGCGATCGACCGTCACGGTCAGATCGATATCCACCATACCCCAGCCACGAACCTGAATTTCATCTCCGGAACCAATCACATAATCGCCATTGACCTGTGAATTCTGCAAGGGCGCATATGCCGAAGACATGTTTCGGAATAGATCATGACCGAAGATGTCGAGTGCCCTATCATTGGGAAGGTTGAAAGCGAGGTTAGCCGTATTTGCGAAACTGACAAAAGCGGATGGCCGATCATCAATCACTGGCGGCGCTGGCACCTGCGATTGCTGTGACCGAACGGCTGGCGAGGTCTGCACGATGCTCGGCAGATCGGGCGCCCCCCCCCCTGTAGCAGGCCCGGGCACTTGTCCTGCAAGCACAACCGAGCTCGCGCCAGCTAACATGGCCAGCGACACCAAAGC encodes:
- a CDS encoding SLBB domain-containing protein produces the protein MLFKLIDLRTICKKNTIFSLQIDLSGTDEIESTPFEGLAEVTDMHFQGMNHFCKALVSLAMLAGASSVVLAGQVPGPATGGGAPDLPSIVQTSPAVRSQQSQVPAPPVIDDRPSAFVSFANTANLAFNLPNDRALDIFGHDLFRNMSSAYAPLQNSQVNGDYVIGSGDEIQVRGWGMVDIDLTVTVDRSGAVYLPRVGNVHVAGIKYRDLQSSLKKAINRVFVNFDLTATISQARSVQVYVVGLARAPGSYSFSAMSTLLNAVFAAGGPSQNGSMREIQLKRAGKVVNRFDLYDLLINGQRDKDVQLQDGDVILLPPAKAMVAINGNVKRPAIYEMKQGETLKDLVGWAGEMDGAAEGQSVVVEKQIERQFKSVTTLDLARSDIGTLASIKLQPSDIYRLVVPQAFAVAPRIGSEYVRIGGEVAQPGVYQVQPGETLKQLVERAGGVTSYGYLYAAELTRESVRQQQQQRLQEVLDRFEQDSQSAANARLVNLSSADNVQAVSQQAERNRKQIEKMRELKASGRIVLNMPGPQSMTADLPDIPLQNGDTFSVPRRPGTVYVLGAVQSQNAFVYRDNRSAADYIKLAGGPTRYADDSYTYLIRADGSVESRQGSWFGSVDSLKAYPGDTIALPMRADYSSWTQELKEWAQIFYQFGLGAAGIKVLTD